CATGGACCAGTCAAAGACGGTGGTGACGCCTGCGTCCAGGGCTTCCAAGGCGCCCAGCAGGTTGGCGATGTACAAGTCCTGGGGCCGCAGGGTGCCGCCTAAGCCTTCAAAATAGATGAGGCGCAGATAGGTGACCAGCGACCAATCCGCCCCGATCCCCCGGATGAGGGCCTCCCACATATGGCGGTGGGTGTCGACGAAGCCGGGAAGCACGATCATGCCCGTGGCATCCACCACTTCCGCGTCGGACACCG
The nucleotide sequence above comes from Sphingobacteriaceae bacterium. Encoded proteins:
- a CDS encoding amidohydrolase family protein, which produces MSGRLLIKNGCVITVDEKLGNFPRADVLVENGKIVAVQPDLPVSDAEVVDATGMIVLPGFVDTHRHMWEALIRGIGADWSLVTYLRLIYFEGLGGTLRPQDLYIANLLGALEALDAGVTTVFDWSM